A stretch of Lathyrus oleraceus cultivar Zhongwan6 chromosome 6, CAAS_Psat_ZW6_1.0, whole genome shotgun sequence DNA encodes these proteins:
- the LOC127091755 gene encoding protein MAIN-LIKE 2-like, whose protein sequence is MSLLTMGEAHRGTVANIATYEVSRFRTRVHEFVPMDPMIQPYVELAGFGHLSKIMSWSIDNKFILALCERWRPETHTFWFPTGECTVTLEDVYMLLGLRIEGKAVNGKTNYANSICMELLNTDLLDDNARGQGILLSRLKSYYNSFYLDEHSTEDARIIKTRCYIMLLLGSFLFPEGSGSSMHIMYLPLLRHIDRIGSYSWGSACLAYLYSSLCKNSHKDTSTFSECAVLLQAWGWSRLPSLAPVNSNPFTFPYAKKWSARGMNYSRCPRHCITQYRNLLDHLRPADFIWRPYLNMDHEHQINPEDAAVWTTCTPIIRFTTVELHNTDRVKLQFGMVQNIPDPPASLGEWHMRKVNDQWNYNPWQTFARSECRKWKHRHDHVLTDAVMPNEVKPSRTYMAWYRSVGFQFIADDMYLYDPRQTSYTQEGSTSNPQQHSQPGYSQPPIRQTFRSTNTQTYNQNMPFTQPQNQEHPPYHHQQMDHQPSTEHRFAPTPSPYQSRLTQNTNRPITYRSQEPQTSQYQNIPQPYLFQTPQQPFQPFLDPSLSPMSPFNRPGRPSMSQPHPNFSGMGHELSYAGTPSLNTEDYAELAEYLNGSSPVGGNDAPGPSDEQTPVQNRQRGLGPRVRVARGCGTGGRLGDPGHHH, encoded by the exons atgtctttactcacaatgggcgaagcacacagaggaacagttgcaaacatcgcgacatac gaggtctcaaggtttcgaactcgagtccacgaatttgtcccaatggacccgatgattcaaccttatgttgaactcgccggttttggtcaccttagcaaaattatgtcttggtctatagataacaagttcattctagccttatgcgaaagatggaggccagagacacacacattttggtttccaaccggtgagtgtaccgtgacgttagaagacgtctacatgcttttaggactacgaattgaaggcaaagctgttaatggtaagaccaactatgcaaattcaatttgcatggagcttttaaacactgatttgttagatgataatgctaggggacaaggtatactactttcacgcctaaagtcatattataatagtttttatttagatgagcattctaccgaagatgctcgaatcatcaaaactaggtgttacattatgttgttactaggatcctttttatttcccgaaggtagtggttctagcatgcatattatgtacttacctttacttagacatatagatagaataggtagttatagttggggatccgcatgtctagcctatctctatagttctttgtgcaaaaactcccacaaagatacttctacattttctgaatgtgctgttttgctacaagcatggggatggtcaagactaccgtctctagcaccggtcaatagcaaccccttcacttttccatatgcaaaaaa atggtcggcacgcggtatgaattacagcagatgtccgagacattgtattactcaatatcgcaacctgttggatcaccttcgaccggcagac ttcatttggcgtccataccttaatatggatcatgagcatcagatcaaccctgaagacgcagccgtatggacaacatgcacaccgataatacggttcacaacagtggagtTGCACAACACCGAccgtgtgaagctgcagtttggtatggtccagaatatcccagatcccccagctagcctaggagaatggcatatgcgtaaagtgaacgaccaatggaactacaacccttggcaaaccttcgcaagatcagagtgtcgcaagtggaagcaccgtcatgaccatgtcttaactgacgcagtcatgccaaatgaggtaaaaccaagtcgtacttatatggcttggtatagatcagttggatttcaattcatcgccgatgatatgtacctctacgacccacgccagacaagttacacacaagaaggatcaacatctaacccccaacaacattctcagcccggttactcacaaccacctatccgacaaacttttcgttccacaaacacacaaacatacaaccaaaacatgccattcacccaaccccaaaaccaagaacatcccccataccaccaccaacaaatggaccatcaaccttcgaccgaacatcgcttcgcacccacaccatcaccctaccaaagtcgccttacccaaaacactaaccgccccatcacctaccgtagccaagaaccccaaacatcacaataccaaaacatcccacaaccatatctcttccaaacaccccaacaacctttccaacctttcctagacccatcattgtcacccatgtcccccttcaaccgtcccggtcgcccatccatgagtcaaccacaccccaacttctctggcatgggtcatgagctcagctacgccggtacaccatcattgaatactgaagactatgctgagttggctgaatacctcaacggatcttctcctgtaggaggtaatgacgctcctggaccatcagatgaacaaacaccggtgcagaatcgtcaacgtgggttagggccaagggttagggtagctaggggatgtgggaccggaggtcggttaggtgatcccggtcatcaccattag